Within the Candidatus Poribacteria bacterium genome, the region CCGAGCAAAGCCGCTATACGATGTTCTACGGTTTCACCCCGCCGTGGATGCAGTGTTGGCCCGGCTGCAGTCCGACGCAGGAGGTCATTGACGCCAGCGAAGGGGAACTCAAGGAAATCCTCGGAGGACGCACCGGATATATGGGACAGTACGGACCTGAGTGAGTAGAAACCTACAAACCCAAAATCTGAATCCCTTGTGAGAAGGAGGGTATATTCAATGCTATCCGATTTGGAAGTTGGACAATTTTGGACATTCGGGTTCACTGTCTTGAGAGGCTGCCTGAACAAAAAAGAGGTAGACTGTCTACAGGAGGCACACACCCGCGTCATTGCAGACGCACCGGTCTACAACTATTTCGCCGAGAACGGCACCCGGATGCTGAGTCCTTTCATCCAAGCGGACGATGCATTCGCAGATTTAATCGAGCAGCCCGGTGTGATGGAAGCCATGCGCGATATCTGGGGAACGGAGTGCCTCTATATTGCCGGCAGCGATATGTGGGCGAACCGAGATGANNNNNNNNNNNNNNNNNNNNNNNNNNNNNNNNNNNNNNNNNNNNNNNNNNNNNNNNNNNNNNNNNNNNNNNNNNNNNNNNNNNNNNNNNNNNNNNNNNNNNNNNNNNNNNNNNNNNNNNNNNNNNNNNNNNNNNNNNNNNNNNNNNNNNNNNNNNNNNNNNNNNNNNNNNNNNNNNNNNNNNNNNNNNNNNNNNNNCCGTCCAGACCCGTCCCGGAGACGTTGTGTTGTGGGATAATCGACTGTGGCACTCTGCCTTCAAACGCAAGGACGGTCACCCCCGTCGGACGATGTTCATCGGCTATATGCCGGATCCCCAAGATGACCTGCTCGCAATCAAAGACCTTCGGACGACAGTTGAAACTCAAATAAACGAGCAGCAACCGTTCGTCTATAGCAAGGAGATGATGGAAAAGGGCTGTCCTAGGCGCGAGGAGATGGCAGCACGGCTAGAGGAATTGGGCGTGGAAAAGGTGAGAGAATCATAACTCCCCGTCAGGAAAACCTCACGAGAACACCCAAGGAGAGAGGAAAACGATGATCAACAGATCTCGTTCGCTGCGTGTCGGCGTAGTTGGCTGCGGTGGCTTCGGACGCAGCGCTTATATAGACAATGTCGCTGAAAACCCTGATGCCAGTTTGGTCGGACTCTGCGATATCGAGCTGGCACAGGCGGAAACGGCAGCACGTGAAATCTTTGATGAGCGAGGCAAAGAGCCGCGCCCATCACTTTACACAGACTATAAAGCGATGATCGACCAAGAATCCCTCGATGTGGTGATGGTCGGAACAATGGCAGATGTCCGTCCGCGTGTAGCCATTTATGCGTTGAATGCCGGCGCGCATGTCCTTGCTGCCAAGCCGATGGCACCCTCCTTGGCAGAAGCAGAGGAGATGCTTCAAAAGGCAAAGGAAGTGGACAGGATTCTGATGGTTGGCTATAACTTCCGATTCCGCGACGACGCACAAATCGTGCACCGCTTTATCCGTGATGGGGGCATCGGAACACCCCGTTTCGCCCGTGCTTGGTCGTTTGCCGCTAGCGTACCAATCCGCGGATCCCACTATAAAGCGAGATCGGGTGGAGGTTCACTCGCCAGAACGGGGATTCACCCAACGGACTTGGCAATCTGGTTCCTCGGCAACCCACCTCTCATTTCCGTACACGGACGGGCGCTCTCGCGTTTTGCCGACCTTCCCGCGTTGCCTCCTGAATTAGAACCCCTCCGAGGCGACTACGACGACCCAGATCTGGTCAGCGGCTATGTCCACTTCGCCGATGGGGTCACGTTGTCCGTCGAGAGTATGTGGATGGCACCGCCGCAGATCGGCGATCACGGCGTCGAGGTGTGGGGAACGCAAGGCTACGCTTCGGTGACACCGTTACGATTGCTAACTTGGCAGGACGGCGATTACGCCGATGTGACCGAGCAGGTTGCTCCGGGTATTGCTGATTCCTTCCATGACCATTCGAGTAACCGGCTACGCCGCGAGGTTTTTCACTTCATCGACTGCGTTCTTGGCAAATCGACACCCCTTATAACGCCGGAAGAGATGTGGACGGATCAGGCAATCGTCGATGGAATTTACACTACTCACCTGGCAAAATCTAACAAAATCTAACACTTTTCACAAAAATTCTATAAAATTAGGACTTACGCAGTTGGTTCATA harbors:
- a CDS encoding Gfo/Idh/MocA family oxidoreductase, which codes for MINRSRSLRVGVVGCGGFGRSAYIDNVAENPDASLVGLCDIELAQAETAAREIFDERGKEPRPSLYTDYKAMIDQESLDVVMVGTMADVRPRVAIYALNAGAHVLAAKPMAPSLAEAEEMLQKAKEVDRILMVGYNFRFRDDAQIVHRFIRDGGIGTPRFARAWSFAASVPIRGSHYKARSGGGSLARTGIHPTDLAIWFLGNPPLISVHGRALSRFADLPALPPELEPLRGDYDDPDLVSGYVHFADGVTLSVESMWMAPPQIGDHGVEVWGTQGYASVTPLRLLTWQDGDYADVTEQVAPGIADSFHDHSSNRLRREVFHFIDCVLGKSTPLITPEEMWTDQAIVDGIYTTHLAKSNKI